A stretch of the Rosa rugosa chromosome 5, drRosRugo1.1, whole genome shotgun sequence genome encodes the following:
- the LOC133707751 gene encoding inactive beta-amylase 9, with product MEVSVVRSSQVKIGRAELGRRELGFCKLSGNLRTQISFGQKYTSWKNGRLQFTLRAVQSESVRPVKASGPSKRSKSNDGLRLFVGLPLDAVSDCNSVKHARAIAVGLMALKLLGVTGVELPVWWGIVEKEAMGKYEWSAYHSLAEMVQKAGLELHVSLCFHASKQPKISLPDWVSCLGESQPGMFFKDRSGQQYKECLSLAVDELPVLNGKTPIQVYHDFCESFKASFSPFLGSTITGVSVSLGPDGELRYPSHHQSVKRSKIPGVGEFQCFDENMLNVLKQHAEATGNPLWGLGGPHDAPSYDQSPDSNTFFKDHGGSWESPYGDFFLSWYSNQLISHGDRILSLASSTFGDTEVTAYGKVPLMHSWYKTRSHPSELTSGFYNTSSRDGYEAVADMFARNSCKMILPGLDLSDVHQPHESRSSPESLLSQIRTACRKHGVEISGQNSSISGAPGGFQQIKKNLLGENEINLFTYQRMGAYFFSPEHFPSFSGFVRSLNQVELQSDDLASDEEATESIHVNSEQGIHMQAA from the exons ATGGAGGTTTCTGTGGTTCGAAGCTCTCAGGTGAAGATCGGAAGGGCTGAATTGGGGCGCAGGGAATTGGGGTTTTGTAAATTGAGTGGTAATTTGAGGACCCAGATAAGCTTTGGTCAAAAGTACACGAGCTGGAAAAATGGCCGGCTTCAGTTTACTCTCAGGGCCGTTCAGTCTGAATCGGTTCGACCCGTTAAAGCTTCGGGTCCATCCAAAAGATCCAAATCG AATGACGGGTTAAGACTATTTGTTGGGTTGCCCCTGGATGCAGTTTCAGACTGCAATTCAGTGAAGCATGCCCGAGCAATTGCGGTTGGACTAATGGCTCTGAAGCTATTGGGAGTGACAGGCGTGGAGCTTCCTGTCTGGTGGGGAATTGTTGAGAAAGAAGCCATGGGGAAGTATGAGTGGTCAGCCTACCATTCTCTAGCAGAGATGGTTCAGAAAGCCGGTCTTGAGCTTCATGTGTCACTCTGCTTCCACGCTTCTAAACAACCGAAGATCTCACTCCCCGATTGGGTGTCTTGCTTAGGGGAGTCCCAACCTGGTATGTTTTTCAAAGACAGGTCAGGGCAGCAATACAAGGAGTGTTTATCACTGGCTGTTGATGAGCTTCCTGTTCTTAATGGAAAGACTCCGATTCAAGTTTACCATGATTTCTGCGAAAGTTTTAAAGCTTCGTTCTCGCCTTTCCTTGGTTCCACAATCACG GGCGTCTCAGTGAGCCTAGGACCAGATGGTGAGCTTCGGTATCCTTCTCATCACCAGTCAGTCAAACGTAGCAAAATTCCCGGGGTTGGCGAATTCCAATGTTTTGATGAAAACATGCTCAATGTTCTTAAACAACATGCTGAGGCAACCGGAAATCCTTTATGGGGTCTTGGCGGTCCCCATGATGCTCCGAGCTATGACCAGTCACCGGACTCAAACACTTTCTTCAAGGACCATGGGGGATCATGGGAGTCACCATATGGTGATTTCTTCCTGTCCTGGTACTCAAACCAGCTAATCTCTCATGGAGATCGGATCCTTTCCCTTGCTTCTTCAACTTTTGGTGACACAGAAGTCACAGCATATGGCAAAGTCCCTCTAATGCACTCTTGGTACAAAACAAGGTCTCACCCATCTGAGTTGACATCTGGGTTTTATAATACATCCTCTCGAGATGGTTATGAAGCAGTTGCAGATATGTTTGCAAGAAACTCCTGCAAAATGATATTGCCGGGACTGGACTTATCAGACGTACATCAACCACACGAATCCCGTTCTAGTCCCGAGTCATTACTATCACAAATTAGAACAGCGTGCAGAAAGCACGGAGTTGAAATTTCTGGTCAAAACTCATCAATTTCAGGAGCTCCAGGAGGCTTTCAACAGATAAAGAAGAACTTGTTAGGAGAGAATGAAATAAACTTGTTCACTTATCAGAGAATGGGAGCTTATTTCTTCTCACCTgagcattttccttcattttctgGATTCGTCCGAAGCCTTAATCAAGTGGAATTGCAGTCGGATGATCTAGCTTCTGACGAAGAAGCTACTGAATCTATTCATGTCAACTCAGAACAGGGAATCCACATGCAAGCCGCTTAG